GGGTCCGCGAGCGGCTCGTCCGCGCGAACCCACGCGTCGGCGTCGCCCGTCTGGATCCCGGCGACCGCCCAGTCAACGCCGGTCGGCGCGGCGACGAGGAACACCGACTCGTCGCGGTCGCCGACGCGGAGCGTCTTCGAGGCCGACGCCAGCGAGTCGAGCACGCGGTCCGGCGGCGCCCGCATCGCGTCGGCCGACTCGGCGGGGACGACGAGCCGGAACGTCTGTCCGTTCGCGCTGTGCTCGCGGACGGTGTGCTCGCCGAGGAACGCCACGCGCTCGCCGACGGCGCCCGGTCCGTCGGTCGTCGTGTCCCGCGAGAGCCCCACGGTGTCGCCGCGGTAGCGCCACGACACGCCCGTCCCCGGAACCTGTACGAGCGCCCAGGGACCGGGGTCGGCGAACACGTATCCCTCGTCGCCGGCGGCGGAGGCGGAGTCAGTGGTTCCCTCCGGCGATCCACCAGAGTGTAGCTCGGTCCGGGCGAGTCGCCCCGACGTGGTCGTCCGGTTGACCGGGAGGCGATAGCGGATCGTCGGCGACGCCGTCTCGCCGTCCCACTCGTAGGTGTCGCCGTCGGTCGCGTCGAACCCGTCGGTCGTCACCGACTCGGCGTCCGCGGCGAGTTGGGCCTCGATGGCGGTGACGCGGTCGGGGGACTCGAACCGGAGCGTGACCGCGACCGATCCCGGCCGATCGGGGGTGAGCGCGAGCGTCGTCGTGAGCCGGATGTCGTCGCCGGCGGCGGTCGAGGCGGCCGTCGGCGACGACGACGCCGAGGCGGTTCTCGGCGACGACGCGGAGCCGATCGCCGTCGGGGGATCGGAACCGATCGCCGTCGGAGGCTCGACGGGAGCGATAGCTACGGCGTCAGCGTCGGCGTCGCGGCCGGCGTCCGCCGCCGGCGCGGCCGCGACCGCGGGCGCGACGAGCGACGTGACGAGGCAGACGACGACGAGCGCGACGAGGCCTCGCTGCTGCATTGGCTCCCGGTAGCGCGAGGGCGGCTAAAGCCGTTGGCGTCTCGGTGGCGTCGGTCGGCGGATCCCGGACGGGGTCGAGACAGCGGTGTTCCGGCGGTGTTCGACGACGGTGAGCGACGGTTCGCGACGACGCAGTAGCTCGCGGCGTCGAAAACGGGAGAACGGAACGCGACTGCTCGAGTGCGGTGTCAGGTCGGTCCGATGGTCACGCGACGTTGAACCCCTTGTCGCGGAGGAACCCCTCGACGCGGCCGCTGTGGTTCCCCTGCAGTTCGATGGCGCCGTCCTCGACGGTGCCCCCGCAGGCGAACTTGGACTTCAGGTCGCTGGACAGCGAGTCCATGTCCACGTCCTTGGGATCGAATCCTTCGATGACCGTTACCTCCTTCCCGTACCTGCGCTCGTCGATGCGGATCGAGATCTCCTGAGACTCCTTGGCCACGTCCTCGCAGACGCAGAGTTCCTCAGGCAGACCGCACGTCGAGCATACCTCGGACATTTCCGCCCGAACCTACAAGAGCGCCGTATTAAATCCTGTCGGGTGTTCGCATACGGATTTCGACCCACGGGCGCGCGGTCGCCGAGAGTCGGGAGGGACGCGGAGGCGGCGGCCGGATCGTCGATCACGTCGGCTTGCCGGCACCGCCCAAGCGCCGGAGGACCGGGGCGTGGCGGCGGACCAGGTCGTCGGCCGCCTCGACGGCCCGCCGGGCCTCCGCCTCGTCGACGCCGCCCCCGTAGCGGGCGCGCTCGTACGCCTCCGCGACGGTGCGGGCGGACTCGCCGAACCGGTCGCGAGAGAGCGCCCCGACGTACTGCCGGGGCGTCTCGCCCGGGCGACGCGGTCGGTAGACGACCGACGCGAGGTACTCCAGGCGCCGGAACGCCCGCTCGGCGTCCGTGTCGGGGTCGGCGCTGGACTGGTGGAGCAGCCAGACCGTCCGTCGGACCCGCCCCGTCAGGCCGAGGCGGCGCGCGCCGGCGACGACGCCGACCAGCGCGGCGGCGCCGACGACGACGTCCTCGCGGGTGGGCGTCCATCCCTCGTCGCCGTCGCCGCCGCCGGATCCGCCGCCGGCGGGCGTCGCGTTCGCGGTGAGGCCGCCGGGGCCGGCGGTGGCGACCGTCGCGTTGCCGAACTGGTCGATGCCGGGGTCGACCGCCTCGGCGCCGGGGTCCGAGTTGGCGGGAGTGGAGCCGGCGTCGGGTGTCGCGGTCGGCGTCTCGTAGCTCCCGTCCTCCGAGCCCGCGGCGTCGACGTTCTCGGTTCCCTCCTCGCGGGCGGACTCGACGCTCGCCTGTTCGGCGGTCTCGCGCGGGCCCGACGGGGTGGGGTCGAACCGGACCCAGCCGTGGCCGGGGAAGTACACCTCGACCCACGCGTGGGAGTCGAGGCCCCGGACGACCCACTCGTCCTCGGCGACGCGCTGGCCGGACGTGTAGCCGGTGACGAACCGGGCCGGGACGCCCTGGGTTCGCAACATCGCGACCATCGTCGTCGCGTAGTAGACGCAGTAGCCCGCGTCCATCTCGAACAGGAAGCTGTCGGCGGTGTTGCCCTGCGGGGGCGGCACGTCCAGCGAGTACTCCTTCGTCCGTTCGAGGTACCGCTCGACGGCGACGGCCGCCTCGTAGGGGTTCGACGCGTCCGCCCGGTCGATCACCTCGGCGGTGCGCTCGCCGACGCGATCGGGCGTGCTCTCGGGCAACTGCGTGTACCGCGAGGAGACCGACGACGGGTAGTCCGTCCCGGCGCGGCGGAGTTCCCCGGCGGTCGCGTTCGGGCGCTGGCTGACGACGGTGTAGGTGTCGTTCTCCAGCAGCGTCGTCCCGGGCTTGAGCCCGCCGTGGTCGGTCACCTGCGCGGTGTCTGCCGCGCGGCCGCGGAGTTCGACGGGCTTCCACGCCGCCGGCAGCGCGTCCATCTGCCCGCGCGCGGTCACCCGCTGGGTGAGGCGGTCGCTCTCGCCGGCCGGCTCGCCGAGCGATCCGGATCCGGAGTAGGGACTCGTCTCGCCCGTTCTGACCCACCTTCCGCCCGTGTAGCGGTCGTACGAGCCGACGCGCCAGTAGGCGGGCTCGTCGGCCTCGACGGTGAAGCGGACCTCGGGCGAGAGGCGGATGCTCCCGAGCACGCCGACGGAGTCGGTGTTCGCCACCAAGCTCGACTCGACGGTCGGGGAGTCGCCGCCGGGGAGCACGGGGTTCGTCGCGCTCCCGGGGACGACGGTGACGACGGAGGTGACGACGACCATCGCGGCGACGACGACCGCGAGCGTGTCCCACTGGGCGAGCACGCCCGAGCGCCCGGCGGCGGCCAGCTCGGAGAAGCCGATCGCGAGCGTGACCCCGACCGCGGCCGCGAGGGCGACGCCGACGCCGGCGTCGCCGGTGAGGACGAAGAAGCCGGTCGTGGCCGCGCCGACCGTCGCGGCCGCCGGGTAGCGCCGGCGGACGAGGAAGTACGTCGAGAGGAACGTCGGCACGGGGACGAGAAACAGCGCCCACGCGCCGGCGTTGAGCAGCCGCAGCACCGACAGCCCCGTGAGCAGCGCGAGCACGTCGCCGGCGACGCGCCCGGCGGTGAACAGCGCGCGCGCCGACGGCGGCACCGACATGAAGTAGCCGACCAGCGCGAGCGCGAAGCCGACGGCGGCGAGGCCGACGGCGGTCCGCTCGCGGAGGAAGCCCCCGAGCCACGCGGCCGCCGCCGCGACGACCGCCACCTCCATCAGGAGGAACGTCGCGCCCCCGACCACGTCGACGACGTGGTGGAACACCGCGAGAAAGGACGCGACCGCGAGGGCGACGCCGGCAGCCGCCGGAGTTCGGACCGCCGCGGCGACCGAGTAACGGCCGGCGGCGTCCCCGTCGTCGCCTCCGGAACCCCCGCCGCGGTCGGCGGAGCCGTCGCCGGCGGTCCGTCCGGATCCCATCCCGCCGAACCGGTTTCCGACGGGCGTGCTCACGCGATCACCTCCCCGTCGCCGGCGGCCTCGCGACTCCCTCGGGCGCGATCGAGGCGCGGGTCGGGGCGCGAGACGCCGTACGTCGCGGGCCGGTCCGAGCGGAAGTCGGCGAACTCGTGGTCCTCGCCGGCGACGGAGACGCGGACGCCGTCGGCCTCGCCGTAGACGGTGACGTCCGCGTCGGCGTCGGCGACGCGTCCGGGTCCGATCACCGCCAGCCGCTCCAGCAGGCGCACCTGGCTGCCGCGCTCGCCGGTGACGGTGAGCGTTCCGTCGGGGAGGGACACGTCGACCGGGACGCCGTCCTCGACGAGTGCGAGCGCGATGCTCGCGGTCGCCTCGGCCATGCCGTCGGCGGCGCCGGGCGCCGCGGCCGCGCCGGCGGCGACCGAGACCGCCTCCGTCTCCGCCTCCGCGGAGAACTCCTTGACGATGAGGTCGTCGCGCTTGGCGGTCGACTTCCAGTGCACGTCGCGCAGCGAGTCGCCGCGGTCGTACTCGCGGAGGCGGTCGAACTCGCGGCGCTCCTCGTGGACGCCCGTCTCGTGGAGCGCGCGCAGGTCGCGGCGCGCCCAGCCGGCGATGGCGTGGACCGCGGGGTAGACGAGCACCTCGCTCGTCTCCGTCGTCGAGAGGTCGGTCTCCGCGAGCCCGAGCGCGTCGCGGGCGGTCACGCCGGCCGGGCCGAGGCGGTGGCGTCCGCGCGACTCGTAGGTAACGTCGTACTCGACGGGGACGGCGCCGACGACCGTCTCGAAGACGACCCGGTCGGCGTCGACGCCGTCGCCGACCCGCTCGCGGACGCGGCCGGCGAACGGGCGGTCCATTCCCTCGTCGGCGCTCGGGCGGGGGCCGTCGCGGTCGCCGAAGAACAGCCGGACCGGATACGTCCGGCCGACGTGGTCGTCCGGCGGCACGTCGCGCGCGACCGCCGGGGGCTCGACCCAGCGTAGCTGAAGGTAGGCGGCGCTCAACGCGACGATCGCGGGCACGACGACGGCGTTGAGCGATCGCGGGCCGAACGCGAGCCCGGAGGCGACCGCGACGACCGCGACGGCGACGACCGCCTTCCCGCGTCGGGTGAGCCGCATCGCTACTCGACGGGCACCGACGAGAGGGCGTCCTCGACCACGTCGAGGCCGGACTCGCTGCCGGTCCGGGGACGGACGCGGTGGGCGAACACCGACGGCGCCTCCGTCTGCACGTCGTCGGGGACGACGTAGTCGCGGCCGTCGATGACGGCGCGCGCCTGCGAGGCGCGCACGAGGGCGATGCTTCCGCGGGGACTCACGCCGAGCTGGGCGTGATCGCGGGTGTAGGTGGCGAGGTCGGTGACGTACTCGCGGACGGGTTCCGAGACGCCGACCTCGCCGACGGTGGCGCGGGCGCGGCGAAGCTCCTCGGTGGTCGCTACCGGCTCCAGCGACTCGATCGGGTGCTCGCCGGCCGTGCGGTCCAGCATCTCCGTCTCGTCGGCCCGGTCCGGGTAGCCGAGCCGGAGCTTCTTCATGAACCGGTCGATCTCCGCAAGCGGGAGCTCGTAGGTGCGCCCGGGCTCGACGTCGTTCTGGGTCGCGATGACGGTGAAGGGGTCGGGGAGCTCGCGGGTGACGCCGTCGACGGTGACCTGCCCCTCCTCCATCGCCTCCAGCAGCGCCGACTGCGTCTTCGGCGGCGCGCGGTTGATCTCGTCGCCGAGGACGATGTTCGCGAACACCGGCCCCGGGCGGAACTCGAACTCGCCGGTCTTCTGGTTGTACACGTTGATTCCGGTCACGTCCGACGGGAGGAGGTCGGGCGTGAACTGGACGCGCTTGAACTCGCAGTCGACCGAGGTCGCAAGCGAGCGCGCGAGCATCGTCTTGCCGACGCCGGGCACGTCCTCGAGGAGGAGGTGGCCCCGGCCGAGCACGGTCACGAGGATGTGCTCGACGGCGGCGTCGTTGCCGACGATGACGCGGGCGACGTTGTCGGCGACGCGGTCGACGAGGTCGGCCGCCTCCGATACCGGAAGCGGCGCGAGGTCGTGGGGGGTCCCCTCCGGGTCCGCGCCGTCGCGGTCGGTCTCGGGCTCGGCCTCCGCGTCGCTCACGCGTCGTACACCCCGGCGGGAGAATACACCCGGATGCGGGCTGTCTGGGTGTCGTTCACAGACCACGTCAAGGGCCGAACGGACCTAACTCTGCCGCATGCGGACGTACGTCATACCGAACCGTCACGGCGTCGCCGCCGTACCGTTCCGGGGGTCTATCGAGCCGTCCGGATCCGAACTGAGGGGCGACGAGCCGATCGAACGGAACACGAGCCGTGCGGAACGAGCCCGATCGCTTCGGGTGGAACCCGGCCGCCGACCGTCCGGACCGCGGTCGGTCGACTGAGAAAGGATTAGGTAGGTCCGATTTCGAGAGATAGCCGATTCGGGTGCGAGACATGTCAGGTGCCCCACGCGGTTCGTACGGACAGGGCTTCGTTGAGCGCGTCGTCGAGGCGGCCGACCGGGCCGAGGCGACGCTCGGCGCCGACGCCGGCGCCGAGACCGTCGCGGCGACGCTGTGTGCGGCGCTGTTCGGCGACGTGCTGGGGTACGACCCCGACGCGTACGATCTGGACGGTCGCGTCGGGCGGCTCCGCGACGACGACGGCGCCGTGAGCGCGACGTTCGCGGCGGTCGGACGCGACGCCGAGAACGTGGGCGCCGCGGTGGTCGCGGCGTTCGAGGCCGCCAGCGCCGAGCCGACGGCCCGATACGTCGTCGCGGGGGGGTTCGACCGGCTGCTCGTCTTCGAGCGCGTCGACCGCGAGGGAGCCGAGAAGGGAGGGGACGGCGGAAGCGCCGGGGACATCGAGAACGCCGAGGACGGCGAGAGCACAGAGGAGGTCCGGACCGTCGCGGGCGTCTCCGCGGTCACCCACACCGCGATCCCGCTGGCGCGGATCGTCGACGCCGGGCGCCAGGGGCGGCTCTCGCAGACGCTCCGGCCGGCCCAACAGCTCGCCGTCGCGAAGCTGACCGCGTTGCGGCCGGCGGAGCTGTCCGCGGTCGACGACGCGGGGGATGTCGACGACGCCGACGGCGTCGGTACGTCCGGGCGCCACGCCGTCGCCGACGACGACGGGCTCGACACGCTCGTCGGGACGCTGCGCGACTGCCTCGGCGACCTGCTCGCGCCGGCCGTCGAGTCGGCACAGGCGCGGCTCGTCGACGACCTCGACGGGTACGACGAGCGCGCGGCCGACCTCCGGGACGCGGTCCGCGCCGCCCGCCGCGGCGACGGCGACGAGACCGCCGCCGGGCCGGCACGCGCGCGACTGCTCGCCCACGAGCGCGACCACGCCGACGCGCGGGCGCTGCGTGCCGCCTACGGCACGTGGGTCCGCGGCGCCGGCCGGACGGGATTCACGCCCTCGGAGAACCGCCGGGCGTTCGCCCGCGTCGTCGCCTTCCAGCTCGTCGAGGAGGCGCTGCTGGAGCGGGTGTTCGCGGGGATGGACCTCCTCGACGAGGCGCTCACCGGCGACGCACTCGAGCGGTTCGGGGAGTTCGCCGAGGGGATGGGCGTCGAGCGCGACGCGGGCGACCTGCTCGGGCTGGCCCGCGAGCGCCGCGCGGACGCCTACGACCGGCGTGCGCCGGACTTGGCCGGCTGGGCGCTCGACGACGACGGGGTCACGGCGGCGATCTCGCGGACGGTCGGGTACCTCGATCACTTCTCGTTCGAGGGCGACCCCGACCGCGCGGTCGCCGCCTACGACCGCCTGCTTTCTGTCGCGGGCCTGCATGGGATCGAGACGGACCCCGCCGCTCCGGACCCGCTTCCCGAGGCCCTGCTCGATGCGGCCGGCTACGACGCCTCGACGGACGCGGGCCTGCACGGGATCGAGGGCGACCTCCTCGACCCCGCCGTCGGCGACGGGCGGTACCTGCTCGCGGCCGCGGAGCGGCTCCGTTCGGGATTCGCGGACGCCGAGCCGGCCGACCGACTGCGGACCCTCGGCGAGCGGCTGACGGGCGCGAGCCCGGACCCGCTGGCGTGTCGCGTGACCGAGACGCGGCTGTTGCTGCGGCTGCTCGGCGACTACCGCGAGGCGCGGTGGGAGGACCCGACGTTCACGCTCGACTCCCTCCCGGTATACTGCACGAACCCCCTGATCCGAGACGGCCACGAGCCGGCCGCCCTGGCCCGGGAGGACTACGACTACGTGGTCGGCGCGCCGCCGGCGACGCTGCGGCGCGACGTGGCCGACGGCCCGGTCGCCGACGCGTACGCCGACTACGACGCGGCGTACTACACCTACGACACCTCCGCGCTGTACGTCGAGCGCGCGAGCGACTGGCTCGCCGAGAACGGGACGCTCGCGCTCCGGGTCGCCGGCCGGTTCCGCGACACGCGGTTCGGGGAGAAGCTCCGCGAACGCATCCCGCAGTGGTACCGGCTGGAGGCGCTTCGGGAGGTCCCGGGCGAGGCGGCCGGCGGCACCCCGGTCCTGCTGGTCGCGCGGCGCTTCCGGAGGAACGAGTCCTTCGTCGACCCCGACGAGTACGAGCCGCCGACGTACGGCTTCACCTACGCCGAGGGGCTCGCCGACGGGGGCGTGCGGCGCTCGTCGGCCCGGCTGACCGCCGAGCACTGGGAGTGGGACGCCGACGGCGACGACGACGAGATCGGGATCTGATCGGCGGCGCGCTCGGCGAGGCGGTGCGAAACCCTTTCGCCGCTCGCCCGCCCGCTGGCAACCAACGACTATGGTCACGGGAGCGCCGGCGACGATGCTCGACCGCCGCGAGGAGCTGACGCCGATGCTCGCGCAGTACGTCGACGTGGCCGAGCGATACGACGACGCGATAGTCCTCTTCCGCGTCGGCGACTTCTACAAGGCGTTCTGCGAGGCCGCCGACGAGGTGGCGCGCGTCTGCGAACTCACCCGGATCGAACGGGAGGACTCCACCGGCACCTACACCGCCTGCGGCATCCCCGTCGACAACGCCCCGAAGTACCTGAAGCGCCTGCTCGACGCCGAGTACCGCGTCGCCGTCGCCGACCAGGTGGAGGACCCCGAGGAGGCCTCGGGGCTGGTCGAGCGCGCGGTCACGCAGGTGCTCACCCCCGGAACCGTCGTCGAGGAGGAGTTGCTCGCCGAGGGGTCGAACACCTACGTCGCCTGTGTCGCGACCGCGGAGGGAGGATCTGAGGACGAATCCGAAGAGAGCCCCGCCTACGGCGTCGCCTACGTCGACGTGTCGACCGGCGAGTGCGCCGTCACCGCCGGCGACGCGGCCGCCGTCGACGAGGAGCTCGCGCGGATCGCTCCCGCCGAACTCCTCGTCGGTCCCGGCGTCGACCCCGCCGTCGTCGACGGCGCCGACTGCATGCGAACCGAACGCGACCCGGAGACGTTCGATCCCGAGGCCGTCCACGGGGTGCTCGACCGCTACGCCGACCCCGACCGGTTCGACGCGACCGAGCGCGTCGCCGCCGGCGCGCTGCTGTCGTACGCCGAGTACACCCAGGGCGACGACGGCCCGCTGGAGTACGTCCGTCGCGTGCGGCGGTACGACCCCCGGCGCTCGCTGCGCCTCGATGCGACCGCGCTCAGGGGGCTGGAGCTGTTCGAGAACCACGTCGGCTCCGGCCGGACGCTGTTCGACACGATCGACGAGACGCGGTCGGCGCTGGGGCGGCGCCGCCTGCGCGCGTGGCTTCGTCGACCGCTCGTCGACCGCGAGGCGATCGAGGCGCGCCACGACGCGGTCGCGGCGTTCGCCGAACGCACGCTCGCCCGCGAGGAGGTCCGCGACGCCCTCTCGGCCGCCTACGATCTGGAACGACTCGCGGGGCGGATCTCCCGGGGGCGCGCGAACGCCCGCGACCTCCGGTCGCTCCACGACACGCTCGCGGCGGTGCCCGACATCCGCGAGGCGATCGGGGGCGTCGACGCGCTGGCCGAGATCCGCGGTGACCTCGACCCGCTCGACGACCTCCGTGAGCTGATCGACGAGGCCGTCGTCGAGGAGCCCCCCCAGGAGATCACCGAGGGCGGCGTGATCCGCGCGGGCTACGACGGGGAACTCGACGAGATCCGGACGACCGCCCGCGAGGGGCGCGAGTGGATCGCGAACCTGGAGGAGCGCGAGCGCGAGCGCACCGGCATCGACAACCTGGAGGTGGGGTACACACAGGTCCACGGCTACTACATCGAGGTGACGAACGGGCAGCTCGAGAAGGTGCCCGACGACTACACCCGCCGCCAGACGCTGAAGAACTCCGAGCGCTTCTACACGCCCGAGCTGAAGCGCCGCGAGGACGAGATCCTCGGCGCCGAGGAGCGCGCCGACGCCCTGGAGTACGAGCTGTTCGCCGATCTGCGCGACCGGGTCGCCGACGAGTCCGACCGGATCGGCGCGCTCGCGGACGCCGTCGCCCGCGTGGACGCGCTGGCGGCGCTCGCGACCGCCGCCGTCGAGCGCGACTACGTCCGCCCGGAGATGGGCGCCGACGAGATCGCTCTCGATCGCTCGCGACACCCCGTCGTCGAGGAGACCGCCGACGAGTTCGTGCCGAACGACGCCGCCTTACCGGGGGGAACCGTCGCGCTGATCACCGGCCCGAACATGAGCGGGAAGTCGACGTACATGCGCCAGGTCGCGCTCGCGGTCGTGCTCGCGCAGGCCGGCTCGTTCGTCCCTGCCGACGCCGCGCGCCTCCCGGTGGTCGACCGGGTGTTCACCCGCGTCGGCGCCAGCGACGACATCGCCGGCGGCGAGTCGACGTTCATGCGCGAGATGCGCGAGCTGACCGACGTGCTCCACGATGCGACCGGCGACTCGCTGGTCCTGCTCGACGAGGTCGGCCGCGGCACCTCGACGGCCGACGGCCGGGCCATCGCCCGCGCGGCCGTCGAGTTCCTCCACGACGAGACCGGCGCGACCACCCTCTTCGCGACCCACTACCACGAACTCACGGACCTGGCGGACGAGTACGAGCACGTCGTCAACCGCCACTTCGCGGCGACCGAGCGCGACGGCGGGGTGACGTTCCTCCACCGGATCCGCGAGGGCGCCGCCTCCTCGTCGTACGGCGTCGAGGTCGCCGAACTGGCGGGCGTTCCCGAGTCCGTCGTCGCCCGCGCGCACGACCTCGTCGCCGCCGACCGCGACGAGGGGGAGCCGACAGCCGACGCCGGGTCCGGGTCCGGGTCCGCCGGGGCGACACCCCAGCGCACGCTCGACGAGATCGCGACGAACGGGCACGGCCACGGCGACGACGGCGACGACGCGGCGTCCGTCGACGCCGCGCCCGCAGGCCGCGACTCCGCCGTCGCCGACCTGCTCGCGGACCTCCGCGACCTCCCGCTCGCCGAGACGACGCCGCTGGAGGCGCTGAACGCGCTGCACGAGTACCAGCGCCGCGCCGAGGAGGCCGCGAACGCCGACGACGCGGGTGAGGGGTCGTGAGCGAGGAGTCGTCCGGCACAGCGGTCCGCGAACTGTCCGAGGACACCGTCGAGCGCATCGCCGCGGGCGAGGTGATCACCCGGCCCGCCCGCGTCGTCGCCGAGCTGGTGGAGAACGCGCTCGACGCCGGCGCCGACCGGATCGAGGTGGCCGTCGACGGCGACGGCACCGACCGGATCCGCGTCGCCGACGACGGCCGCGGGATGGGCCGCGAGGACGCCGCCCGCGCGGTCGAGCCGCACACGACGAGCAAGATCCGTGCGGCCGACGACCTCCGAACGGCGACTACGATGGGCTTTCGCGGGGAGGCGCTGGCGGCGATCGCCGACGCCGGCGACCTCGAACTCGTGACGAGCGACGGCGCCGCGGTCGGAACGCGGGTGACCGTCGCGGACGGCGAGAAGACCGTCGAGGACGCCGGGCGCGGGCGCGGCACCACGGCCGTCGTGACGGACCTGTTCGGCGACCGGCCCGCCCGCCGGGAGTCGCTGGCGTCGCCCGCGCGGGAGTTCGGCCGGATCTCCGAGCTGCTCACGGCGTACGGGCTCGCCCGGCCCGAGGTGGCGTTCTCGCTCGAACACGACGGCCGCGAGACGGCGTCGACGCCGGGCACCGGGCTCCGGGACGCGCTCGTCGCGCTGTACGGCCGGGAGACCGGCGGCGAGTCGACGGCGGTCACCCACCGCGCCGGCGTCGATCTGGCAGACCGGTCGGCCGACCTCGCGGTCGAGGGGCGGCTCTGCTATCCGTCGACGACCAGGTCGACCCGGGAACACGTCCACGTCGCCGTGAACGGCCGGCCCGTCCGCGACGACGACCTCCGGCGGGCCGTCGCGCGCGGGTACGGGAACCTGCTTCCCGGCGGACGGGAGCCGGTCGCCGTCGTCCGCCTCGACCTACCGGCGTGGGCGGTCGACCCGAACGTCCACCCCGCGAAGGAGCGCGTCGCGATCCGCGGGGGCGACGCCGTCGCCGACGCGGTCGAGGCCGGGGTTCGGGAGGCGCTGACGACCGCCGACCTCCGCAGGTCCGGCGAGGTGGCGATGGATCTCGACTCCTCGCTTTCGCCCGCGGAGGCGACGGAGTCGGACTTCGCCGACGCGACCGTGCTCGGCGTCTTCCGTGACCTGTACGTCGTCTGCGAGTCGGGCGACGACCTGCTCGTGGTCGACCAGCACGCCGCCCACGAGCGCGTCAACTTCGAGCGCCTGCGGGAGGCCCTCGCGGACGAGGCGGTGCCGTCGGCCGAGTTGGACCCCGCGGAGACGGTGACGCTGGATCCGCCGACCGCGGCGGCCGTGGAGGAGCACCGCGAGGCGCTCGCGGCGCTCGGCTTCTCAGTCGACCCGTTCGGCGGGACGACCTAC
This genomic stretch from Halobaculum roseum harbors:
- the mutL gene encoding DNA mismatch repair endonuclease MutL; amino-acid sequence: MSEESSGTAVRELSEDTVERIAAGEVITRPARVVAELVENALDAGADRIEVAVDGDGTDRIRVADDGRGMGREDAARAVEPHTTSKIRAADDLRTATTMGFRGEALAAIADAGDLELVTSDGAAVGTRVTVADGEKTVEDAGRGRGTTAVVTDLFGDRPARRESLASPAREFGRISELLTAYGLARPEVAFSLEHDGRETASTPGTGLRDALVALYGRETGGESTAVTHRAGVDLADRSADLAVEGRLCYPSTTRSTREHVHVAVNGRPVRDDDLRRAVARGYGNLLPGGREPVAVVRLDLPAWAVDPNVHPAKERVAIRGGDAVADAVEAGVREALTTADLRRSGEVAMDLDSSLSPAEATESDFADATVLGVFRDLYVVCESGDDLLVVDQHAAHERVNFERLREALADEAVPSAELDPAETVTLDPPTAAAVEEHREALAALGFSVDPFGGTTYRVTAVPAPLGRVADADSLRGVATDLRESGGRGGDAAAALREGLLADLACHPSLKAGDALDRETAGRLVERLGECEQPYACPHGRPTVLSVGASTLADGFERHGSR